The following proteins are encoded in a genomic region of Drosophila bipectinata strain 14024-0381.07 chromosome XL, DbipHiC1v2, whole genome shotgun sequence:
- the LOC108128964 gene encoding uncharacterized protein: MCLRLSFGCCGCSSPKPESKKKNSKQKPCKDTKPTKEHYYKTEIQMQEFTRSQYQLANDQMPGNNGSMASLPSMSPSLIALPHRIPTSTTLSSWACEEELCDMEEYDQRTATKWTAWWLHGATSSDQILAAANSSIFS, from the coding sequence ATGTGTCTTCGGCTTTCTTTCGGCTGCTGTGGCTGCTCTTCTCCCAAGCCGGAATCCAAGAAAAAGAATTCCAAGCAAAAGCCATGCAAGGACACCAAGCCGACCAAGGAGCATTACTACAAAACTGAGATCCAAATGCAGGAATTCACTCGTTCCCAATACCAACTGGCCAACGACCAAATGCCGGGCAATAATGGATCGATGGCATCGCTGCCAAGCATGAGCCCCAGCCTGATCGCGCTGCCCCACAGGATTCCAACGTCCACCACCCTCAGCTCGTGGGCCTGCGAGGAGGAGCTCTGCGACATGGAGGAGTACGATCAGCGTACGGCCACCAAGTGGACTGCCTGGTGGCTGCACGGTGCCACCTCCAGCGATCAGATACTGGCCGCCGCCAACTCCTCAATATTCTCTTAG
- the LOC108128929 gene encoding putative trypsin-6, which translates to MTKVELFLYFIVLVVPEKIHSLTGGEPVLRQNYGYVVQIHDDNFLAIGTLFTARYILTVAHSFPSRIKLEKLTVVAGNDKLWLKNKGLSVAAIHRHPKFSSLTLRNDIAVLRVKNPIQYNRFISYISLCTKPLPIEKNTTEILIVGWNFLDLLESMKTIRVDIDSPTKCRSKFVQVPEGVSCAVSTSNPQGICYGDSGSPLIVGGELCGMVIGFRRCNNSRYPGLITDVYFHREFISNAILKLDKDMLKV; encoded by the exons ATGACCAAAGTAGagctatttttatattttattgtactCGTAGTGCCCGAAAAAATCCATTCCTTGACGGGTGGTGAGCCGGTACTGCGTCAAAATTATGGCTATGTTGTTCAGATCCATGATGACAATTTCTTGGCAATTGGAACACTTTTCACAGCCCGCTATATACTGACAGTCGCCCATAGTTTCCCCTCAAGAATAAAACTAGAAAAACTGACGGTAGTTGCTGGGAACGATAAATTATGGCTTAAGAACAAGGGTCTATCGGTGGCTGCGATACACAGACATCCCAAATTCTCATCTCTAACGTTACGCAACGATATCGCCGTTCTAAGAGTTAAAAATCCCATACAATATAATCGTTTCATTAGCTATATATCATTATGTACAAAACCACTACCCATTGAGAAGAATACCACCGAAATTCTGATAGTTGGTTGGAATTTCTTAGATCTATTGGAATCGATGAAAACGATACGTGTCGATATCGATAGTCCGACCAAGTGTCGATCGAAATTTGTACAAGTGCCGGAGGGTGTTTCGTGTGCCGTTTCCACATCGAATCCACAGGGAATCTGTTATGGCGATTCGGGTAGTCCCCTGATAGTTGGCGGAGAATTGTGCGGCATGGTGATTGGGTTTCGACGTTGCAACAATTCCCGATATCCGGGCCTCATCACCGATGTATATTTTCATCGCGAATTCATCTCCAATGCCATACTTAAGCTGGACAAGGATATGTTAAAGG tttaa